The Saccharopolyspora gregorii genomic interval GAGCGCTTCGCCGGTGGTCTCCCCGGTGCCGGTGACGACGTTGAGCGCCCCGCCGGGCAGCCCGGCCTCGACGAGCAGCTCCACCATCCGCAGCACCGAGAACGTCGCGTGCTCGGACGGTTTCAGCACCACGGTGCACCCGGCGGCGAGCGCGGGCGCGACCTTCTGCGCGAACAGCAGGAACGGCGCGTTCCACGGCAGGATCGCGGCGACCACGCCGATCGGTTCGCGCAGCGTCATCGCCAGGTGGTCGCCGCCCTGGTACGGCGGCAGCGTCTCGCCACCGGCCTTGTCGATCCACCCGGCGTGGTGGTCGAAGACGTCGGCGGCGACGTCCACGGAACCGGCGTAGACGGTGCCGAACGACAGCGGCACCCCGTTGTCCAGCGCCTGCAGCCCGCGCAGCTCCTCGGCGTGCTCCCGCAGCGATTCGGCGTAGCGGTGCAGCAACCGGGCGCGGCGGCCGACCGGCAGTCCCGGCCATTCCCCCTCGTCGAAGGCGCGGCGGGCGGCGCGGACCGCGTCGTCCACGTCCTCGGCACCGGCGACCGGGAACGTCCCGATCTCCTCCTGGGTGGCGGGATGGCGGTGGGTCCAGGTGCGACCGGAGCGGGCCTGGCGCCGCTCGCCGTCGACGAGCAGCGAGCCGTCCGGCAGCCCGATCCGCTCGCGGTGCTTCTGCACGGTCAGCGACATCCTGGTCACTCCTCCTGGTCGAGCGGTCGGGCGTGCTTCGGGGCCTAGCCCAGCGACAGCAGGTCGTCGCTGGTGAACATGCCGCCCGCGCGGTCGGCGAAGTGGCCGCCGACGGCCCGGTGCAGCTCCTCGGTGGTCCAGGTGGGTCCGGCGGCGTCGAAGCGGCGCTCGATCGTCGGCGGGGCCATCAGCGCCACCTTCCCGCCGTGCACCACGAACACCTGGCCGTTGACGGCGCCGGCGGCCGGGGCCGCCAGGTAGGCGACGAACGGTGCGACGTGCTCGGTGGACAGCGGGTCCACGCCGTCGTCCGGCGCCGGGCCGAAGACGTCCTCGGTCATGGCGGTGCGGGCGCGCGGGCAGATCGCGTTGGCGCGCACTCCGTAGCGGGCGGTGGCGCGGGCGGTGGAGACGGTGAGCGCGGCGATCCCGGCCTTCGCGGCCGCGTAGTTCGGCTGGCCGCCGGACCCGAGCAGGAACGCCTCGGAAGCGGTGTTCACGATCCGGGCGCCGACCTCGGCGCCGGTCTCCTTGCACAGCCGGCGCCAGTGCGCGGTGGCGGCCCGGGTGAGCAGGAAGTGGCCGCGCAGGTGCACCCGGACCACCTCGTCCCAGTCCTGGTCGGACATGCCGAACACCATCCGGTCGCGCAGCACGCCCGCGTTGTTCACCACCACGTGCAGGCCGCCGAAGTGCTCCAGCGCGGCGGCCAGCAGCCCGTCCGCGGTGTCCCGCTCGGCCACGTCGCCGCGCACCGCGACGGCCCGGCCGCCCGCTTTGGTGATCTCGGCGGCGACGTCGTCGGCGGCGGCGGAGACGTCGTTGAGCACGAGGCTCGCCCCCGCTCCGGCGAGCGCGAGCGCCTCGGCCCGGCCGAGCCCGGCGCCCGCGCCGGTGACCACGGCGACCCGCCCGTCCAGCCGCAGCTCCGGACTCTGCTCCACAGTGGACTCCTCAGGTCGGATGCTCCGGTGATCGGTGGCCGGGCCGCTCGGTGGCGAAACCGGTCAGTGGCCCGGCAGATCAGTGGCTCAGCCGGTCGGTCGCCCGGCCGGTCGGCGGCCCGGCCGGTCGGCGGCCCGGCCGGTCGGCGGCCCGGCCGGTCGGCGGCCCGGCCGGTCGGCGGCCCGGCCGGTCGGCGGTCTAGTCGAAGGTGACGATCTGGCGCACCAGCGCGGCATCGCCGCCCTGCAGCGCGGCCAGCCCGTCGTTGATCTCGGACAGCGGCAGCCGC includes:
- a CDS encoding 3-oxoacyl-ACP reductase, producing MRLDGRVAVVTGAGAGLGRAEALALAGAGASLVLNDVSAAADDVAAEITKAGGRAVAVRGDVAERDTADGLLAAALEHFGGLHVVVNNAGVLRDRMVFGMSDQDWDEVVRVHLRGHFLLTRAATAHWRRLCKETGAEVGARIVNTASEAFLLGSGGQPNYAAAKAGIAALTVSTARATARYGVRANAICPRARTAMTEDVFGPAPDDGVDPLSTEHVAPFVAYLAAPAAGAVNGQVFVVHGGKVALMAPPTIERRFDAAGPTWTTEELHRAVGGHFADRAGGMFTSDDLLSLG